A single Rubrivivax gelatinosus IL144 DNA region contains:
- the ftsA gene encoding cell division protein FtsA — MAKEYKDLVFGLDIGTAKVMVVAAEVLPDGELRVAGLGVATTHGLKRGVVVNIDATVQSIQQALKEAEMMAACKIDRVYTGITGSHIRGQNSTGMVIVRDNREVTTVDVARVVETAKAINIPNDQRLLLVEPQEFVIDGHEVKEPIGMSGSRLEVKVHIVTGAQSAAENILKCVRRCGLEVERLVLNPSASAAAVLTDDEKSLGVAVVDIGAGTTDVQIYTDGSVRHTAVIPIAGDLITSDIAMALRTPTKDAEEIKVEHGVAKQLLADPADQVEVPGLGDRAPRMLSKQALAGVIEPRVEEIFTLVHQVIRESGYEELLSSGIVITGGSSVMPGMIELGEDIFLKPVRRGLPTYHAALGDMVANPRSATVMGLLEEARLARQRGHKAAAQAGSVTTLLGRAKDWFLGNF, encoded by the coding sequence ATGGCCAAGGAATACAAGGATCTCGTCTTCGGCCTGGACATCGGCACCGCCAAGGTGATGGTGGTGGCCGCCGAAGTGCTGCCCGACGGCGAGCTGCGCGTCGCCGGCCTCGGCGTGGCGACGACGCATGGCCTGAAGCGCGGCGTCGTCGTCAACATCGACGCCACGGTGCAGAGCATCCAGCAGGCCTTGAAGGAGGCCGAGATGATGGCCGCCTGCAAGATCGACCGGGTCTACACCGGCATCACCGGCAGCCACATCCGCGGCCAGAACTCCACCGGCATGGTCATCGTGCGCGACAACCGCGAGGTGACGACGGTGGACGTGGCGCGCGTCGTCGAGACCGCCAAGGCGATCAACATCCCCAACGACCAGCGCCTGCTGCTCGTCGAGCCGCAGGAGTTCGTGATCGACGGCCACGAGGTCAAGGAGCCGATCGGAATGAGCGGCTCGCGGCTGGAGGTCAAGGTCCACATCGTGACCGGTGCCCAGAGCGCGGCCGAGAACATCCTGAAGTGCGTGCGCCGCTGCGGCCTGGAAGTCGAGCGCCTGGTGCTCAACCCCAGCGCCAGCGCCGCCGCGGTGCTGACCGACGACGAGAAGTCGCTGGGCGTGGCCGTCGTCGACATCGGCGCCGGCACCACCGACGTGCAGATCTACACCGACGGCAGCGTGCGCCACACCGCGGTGATCCCGATCGCCGGCGACCTGATCACCAGCGACATCGCGATGGCGCTGCGCACGCCGACCAAGGACGCCGAGGAGATCAAGGTCGAGCACGGCGTGGCCAAGCAGCTGCTGGCCGACCCGGCCGACCAGGTCGAGGTGCCGGGGCTGGGCGACCGTGCGCCGCGCATGCTGAGCAAGCAGGCGCTGGCCGGCGTCATCGAGCCGCGCGTCGAGGAGATCTTCACCCTCGTGCACCAGGTCATCCGCGAGAGCGGCTACGAGGAGCTGCTGTCCTCGGGGATCGTCATCACCGGCGGCTCGTCGGTGATGCCCGGGATGATCGAGCTCGGCGAGGACATCTTTCTGAAGCCGGTGCGGCGTGGTCTGCCCACGTACCACGCCGCGCTCGGCGACATGGTCGCGAATCCGCGGTCGGCCACCGTCATGGGGCTGCTCGAGGAGGCGCGTCTGGCACGGCAACGCGGTCACAAGGCCGCGGCCCAGGCGGGGTCGGTGACGACGCTGCTCGGCCGCGCCAAGGACTGGTTCCTGGGCAATTTCTGA
- the murC gene encoding UDP-N-acetylmuramate--L-alanine ligase, producing the protein MKHAVKQIHFVGVGGAGMSGIAEILHNLGYRVTGSDQAASATTERLAGLGLRIAIGHDAANIEGADAVVISTAVKGDNPEVITARARRIPVVPRAVMLAELMRLRRGIAIAGTHGKTTTTSLVASVLAEAGRDPTFVIGGKLLSAGANSRLGSGEYIVVEADESDASFLNLMPIMAVVTNIDADHMETYGHDLSRLRSAFVDFIHRMPFYGAAIVCGDDPGVRAILPMLSRPVVSYGLGEDVQVRAVDVEALPGGRMKFTAQRRNGVPLPDLAITLNLPGVHNVRNALAAIAVAMELELPDEPTVRALAGFTGVGRRFQRWGELPVSAARGGGTFTLIDDYGHHPAEMAAVIAAARGAFPGRRLVLAFQPHRYTRTRDCFEDFVKVMGSADAVLLTEVYAAGEAPIVAADGRALARSLRVAGKVDPVFVDSIAELPAAVAAFAQDGDVVIAMGAGSMGGVPQKVVEMTQQGAVA; encoded by the coding sequence ATGAAACACGCCGTCAAGCAGATCCACTTCGTCGGCGTCGGCGGCGCCGGCATGAGCGGCATCGCCGAGATCCTGCACAACCTGGGCTACCGCGTCACCGGCAGCGACCAGGCCGCCAGCGCGACCACCGAGCGCCTGGCCGGTCTCGGCCTGCGCATCGCGATCGGCCACGACGCCGCCAACATCGAGGGCGCCGACGCCGTCGTCATCTCGACCGCGGTGAAGGGCGACAACCCCGAGGTCATCACCGCCCGTGCGCGCCGCATCCCGGTCGTGCCGCGTGCGGTGATGCTGGCCGAACTGATGCGCCTGCGCCGCGGCATCGCCATCGCCGGCACGCACGGCAAGACGACGACGACCTCGCTGGTGGCCAGCGTGCTCGCCGAAGCCGGCCGCGACCCGACCTTCGTCATCGGCGGCAAGCTGCTGAGCGCCGGCGCCAACTCGCGCCTGGGTTCGGGCGAGTACATCGTCGTCGAGGCCGACGAGAGCGACGCCTCGTTCCTGAACCTGATGCCGATCATGGCCGTCGTCACCAACATCGACGCCGACCACATGGAGACCTACGGCCACGACCTGTCGCGGCTGCGTTCGGCTTTCGTCGACTTCATCCACCGCATGCCGTTCTACGGCGCGGCCATCGTCTGCGGCGACGACCCCGGCGTGCGCGCGATCCTGCCGATGCTGTCGCGCCCGGTGGTCAGCTACGGCCTCGGCGAGGACGTTCAGGTGCGCGCCGTCGACGTCGAGGCGCTGCCCGGCGGGCGCATGAAGTTCACCGCCCAGCGCCGCAACGGCGTGCCGCTGCCCGACCTGGCGATCACGCTGAACCTGCCCGGCGTGCACAACGTGCGCAACGCGCTGGCCGCGATCGCCGTCGCGATGGAACTGGAGCTGCCCGACGAGCCGACGGTGCGTGCGCTCGCCGGCTTCACCGGCGTCGGCCGGCGCTTCCAGCGCTGGGGCGAGCTGCCGGTGTCGGCAGCGCGTGGCGGCGGCACGTTCACGCTGATCGACGACTACGGCCACCACCCGGCCGAGATGGCGGCGGTGATCGCCGCGGCGCGCGGCGCCTTCCCGGGCCGGCGCCTGGTGCTGGCCTTCCAGCCGCACCGCTACACCCGCACGCGCGACTGCTTCGAGGACTTCGTCAAGGTCATGGGCAGCGCCGACGCGGTGCTGCTGACCGAGGTCTACGCCGCCGGCGAGGCGCCGATCGTCGCCGCCGACGGTCGCGCGCTGGCGCGTTCTCTGCGTGTGGCCGGCAAGGTCGACCCGGTGTTCGTCGACTCGATCGCCGAACTGCCGGCGGCGGTCGCCGCGTTCGCGCAGGACGGCGACGTGGTCATCGCGATGGGCGCCGGATCGATGGGCGGGGTGCCGCAGAAGGTGGTCGAGATGACGCAACAAGGAGCCGTGGCATGA
- the murD gene encoding UDP-N-acetylmuramoyl-L-alanine--D-glutamate ligase: protein MNGFAERTVLVLGLGDSGLAMARWAWTHGAVVRVWDSRENPPQAVGLREHCPGAELIGGELEVTVFEGVDRVLKSPGLSPHDARIASVLAAARADGVPVQGELEVFAEALAALKAERGYAPQVIAITGTNGKTTTTTLTGLLVERAGRSVVLAGNIGPTMLDTLAARLDDLPEVWVLELSSFQLDGVSGFEPAAAAVLNVTQDHLDWHGSMDAYAGAKARVFGRDAVMVINRDDPLVEAMVPPPPPAKGRAKPVGRSVQRFGLDAPRRPGDWGLVVENGMAWLVRALPADETVKLRRDEEHEIHLQRLMPADALRIRGRHNAANALAALALATAIGCPLAPMLHGLREYSGEPHRVQWIGTVGEVEAFDDSKGTNVGATVAALDGLGADKAPARLVVILGGDGKGQDFAPLAEPLARWARAVATIGRDAPAIEPHVRGPVLARHETLEAAVAWCFEQAEPGDAVLLSPACASMDMFRNYAHRAEVFAAAVQALAAEKGQA, encoded by the coding sequence ATGAACGGTTTCGCCGAAAGAACGGTTCTGGTGCTGGGCCTCGGGGATTCGGGACTGGCGATGGCGCGCTGGGCCTGGACCCACGGCGCCGTCGTGCGCGTCTGGGACTCGCGCGAGAACCCGCCGCAGGCCGTCGGCCTGCGCGAGCACTGCCCGGGCGCCGAGCTGATCGGCGGCGAGCTCGAGGTCACCGTCTTCGAAGGCGTGGACCGCGTGCTGAAGAGCCCCGGCCTGTCGCCGCACGATGCGCGCATCGCCTCGGTGCTGGCCGCCGCGCGTGCCGACGGCGTGCCGGTGCAAGGCGAGCTCGAGGTCTTCGCCGAGGCGCTGGCGGCGCTGAAGGCCGAACGCGGCTACGCACCGCAGGTCATCGCGATCACCGGCACCAACGGCAAGACGACGACGACGACGCTGACCGGGCTGCTGGTCGAACGCGCCGGGCGCAGCGTCGTGCTGGCCGGCAACATCGGCCCGACGATGCTCGACACGCTGGCCGCGCGGCTGGACGACCTGCCCGAGGTCTGGGTGCTCGAGCTCTCCAGCTTCCAGCTCGACGGCGTCAGCGGCTTCGAGCCGGCCGCCGCCGCGGTGCTCAACGTCACCCAGGACCACCTGGACTGGCACGGCTCGATGGACGCCTATGCCGGCGCCAAGGCGCGTGTCTTCGGCCGCGACGCGGTGATGGTCATCAACCGCGACGACCCGCTGGTCGAGGCCATGGTGCCGCCGCCGCCGCCGGCCAAGGGCCGCGCCAAGCCGGTGGGCCGCAGCGTGCAGCGCTTCGGCCTGGACGCGCCGCGCCGCCCCGGCGACTGGGGTCTGGTCGTCGAGAACGGCATGGCCTGGCTGGTGCGGGCGCTGCCGGCCGACGAGACCGTCAAGCTGCGCCGCGACGAGGAACACGAGATCCATCTGCAGCGCCTGATGCCGGCCGACGCGCTGCGCATCCGCGGCCGCCACAACGCCGCCAACGCGCTGGCCGCGCTGGCGCTGGCCACCGCGATCGGCTGCCCGCTGGCGCCGATGCTGCACGGCCTGCGCGAATACTCCGGCGAGCCGCACCGCGTGCAGTGGATCGGCACCGTCGGCGAGGTCGAGGCTTTCGACGACAGCAAGGGCACGAACGTCGGCGCCACCGTCGCCGCGCTCGACGGCCTGGGCGCCGACAAGGCGCCGGCCAGGCTGGTCGTCATCCTCGGCGGCGACGGCAAGGGCCAGGACTTCGCGCCGCTGGCCGAGCCGCTGGCGCGCTGGGCGCGTGCGGTGGCCACCATCGGCCGCGACGCGCCGGCGATCGAGCCGCACGTGCGCGGCCCGGTGCTGGCGCGCCACGAGACGCTGGAGGCCGCCGTCGCCTGGTGCTTCGAGCAGGCCGAACCCGGCGACGCCGTGCTGCTGAGCCCGGCCTGCGCCAGCATGGACATGTTCCGCAACTACGCCCACCGCGCCGAGGTCTTCGCCGCCGCGGTGCAGGCGCTGGCCGCGGAGAAGGGCCAGGCATGA
- the ftsW gene encoding putative lipid II flippase FtsW codes for MKAIGAIREWWASRRESVGTLPVRDRVVAGGRPAALRAFDQTFVAVVATLLLLGLVMVYSASIALPDNPKFSNYSPAYFLTRHVFSLVLGAVVAFAVVQVPVTFWEKHAEKIFVVSLVLLVLVLLPFIGKVVNNSRRWIPLGVMNFQPSELAKITISMYAASYMVRKMDVKENFFRAVWPMVVAVFFIGVLLLRQPDMGAFIVIATVAMGILFLGGVNGRMFFLIAAAAVTAFATIIAFDDLRRERILAYLNPWDPAYAQGKAYQLTHSLIAFGRGELFGQGLGASVEKLHYLPEAHTDFLLAVIGEELGFVGVAAVIALFFWLTRRIFVIGRQAIALDRVFAGLMVQGVGIWMGGQAFINMGVNLGVLPTKGLTLPLMSYGGSAILMNLVALAIVVRVDIENRTLMRGGRA; via the coding sequence ATGAAGGCCATCGGCGCGATCCGCGAATGGTGGGCGTCCCGGCGCGAGAGCGTCGGCACGCTGCCGGTGCGCGACCGCGTCGTCGCCGGCGGCCGGCCCGCGGCGCTGCGCGCCTTCGACCAGACCTTCGTCGCCGTCGTCGCGACGCTGCTGCTGCTCGGTCTGGTGATGGTCTATTCGGCGTCGATCGCGCTGCCCGACAACCCGAAGTTCAGCAACTACTCGCCGGCCTACTTCCTGACGCGCCACGTGTTCTCGCTGGTGCTGGGCGCGGTCGTCGCGTTCGCCGTCGTGCAGGTGCCGGTGACCTTCTGGGAGAAGCACGCCGAGAAGATCTTCGTCGTCTCGCTGGTGCTGCTGGTGCTGGTGCTGCTGCCCTTCATCGGCAAGGTGGTCAACAACTCGCGCCGCTGGATCCCGCTGGGCGTCATGAACTTCCAGCCCTCGGAGCTGGCGAAGATCACGATCTCGATGTACGCGGCCAGCTACATGGTCCGCAAGATGGACGTGAAGGAGAACTTCTTCCGTGCCGTCTGGCCGATGGTCGTCGCGGTGTTCTTCATCGGCGTGCTGCTGCTGCGCCAGCCCGACATGGGCGCCTTCATCGTCATCGCGACGGTGGCGATGGGCATCCTGTTCCTGGGCGGCGTCAACGGCCGCATGTTCTTCCTGATCGCGGCCGCGGCGGTCACCGCCTTCGCCACGATCATCGCGTTCGACGACCTGCGCCGCGAGCGCATCCTGGCCTACCTGAACCCCTGGGACCCGGCCTACGCGCAAGGCAAGGCCTACCAGCTGACGCACTCGCTGATCGCCTTCGGCCGCGGCGAGCTCTTCGGCCAGGGCCTGGGCGCCAGCGTCGAGAAGCTGCACTACCTGCCCGAGGCGCACACCGACTTCCTGCTCGCCGTCATCGGCGAGGAGCTGGGTTTCGTCGGCGTCGCCGCGGTCATCGCGCTGTTCTTCTGGCTGACGCGGCGCATCTTCGTCATCGGCCGCCAGGCGATCGCGCTGGACCGCGTCTTCGCCGGGCTGATGGTGCAGGGCGTCGGCATCTGGATGGGCGGCCAGGCCTTCATCAACATGGGCGTGAACCTGGGCGTGCTGCCGACCAAGGGCCTGACGCTGCCGCTGATGAGCTACGGCGGCTCGGCGATCCTGATGAACCTCGTCGCTTTGGCGATCGTCGTGCGCGTCGACATCGAGAATCGGACGCTGATGCGGGGAGGGCGGGCATGA
- a CDS encoding cell division protein FtsQ/DivIB: MSRAAALPLAEQPMDVRLMNGVASGVFVLAGAALAAAALMWLVRAPLFTIRGIEIDGDLGRNSVNTIRANAMPRLKGNFFSLDLQQGREAFEAVPWVRNAVVRRVWPDRLAVRLEEHRPAAVWQGEDGNDRLVNTHGELFDANVGDVEDDGLPVFSGPDEEAATVLAMYAKLQPVFKPLDAELSELHLSHRGSWSVELDNGATLELGRGSDDEVLARAARFVRTVPEVTARWRAPLEYADLRHTDGYAVRLRGVTTKTKTTN; encoded by the coding sequence ATGAGCCGCGCCGCCGCCCTGCCGCTGGCCGAACAACCGATGGACGTGCGCCTGATGAACGGCGTCGCCAGCGGCGTGTTCGTGCTCGCCGGCGCGGCGCTGGCTGCCGCCGCGCTGATGTGGCTGGTGCGGGCGCCGCTGTTCACGATCCGCGGCATCGAGATCGACGGCGACCTGGGCCGCAACAGCGTCAACACGATCCGCGCCAACGCGATGCCGCGGCTCAAGGGCAACTTCTTCAGCCTGGACCTGCAGCAGGGGCGCGAGGCCTTCGAGGCCGTGCCCTGGGTGCGCAACGCGGTCGTGCGCCGCGTCTGGCCCGACCGGCTCGCGGTGCGCCTGGAGGAGCACCGTCCGGCCGCCGTCTGGCAGGGCGAGGACGGCAACGACCGCCTCGTCAACACGCACGGCGAACTCTTCGACGCCAACGTCGGCGACGTCGAGGACGACGGGCTGCCGGTGTTCTCGGGCCCCGACGAGGAGGCGGCGACGGTGCTCGCGATGTACGCCAAGCTGCAACCGGTGTTCAAGCCGCTGGACGCCGAGCTCAGCGAGCTGCACCTGTCGCACCGCGGCTCGTGGAGCGTGGAGCTGGACAACGGCGCGACGCTGGAACTGGGCCGCGGCAGCGACGACGAGGTGCTCGCCCGCGCGGCGCGTTTCGTGCGCACGGTGCCCGAGGTGACGGCGCGCTGGCGCGCGCCGCTGGAATACGCCGACCTGCGCCACACCGACGGCTACGCCGTGCGGCTGCGCGGGGTGACGACGAAAACGAAGACGACCAACTGA
- the murG gene encoding undecaprenyldiphospho-muramoylpentapeptide beta-N-acetylglucosaminyltransferase, giving the protein MSGRHLVVMAAGTGGHVIPGIAVAREMQRRGWSVSWLGTRSGMENKLVPPTGLPLDTIGFAGLRGKGAMGALTGGLRLLKAFGDCLGILRRRRADAVLGMGGYVCFPGGLMASLLSKPLVLVNADAAMLLSNRSLLPVADRVAFGFDGAAAHSTKNAVVTGNPVRAEIEALPAPAERYAGRSGALKLLVVGGSLGAKVLNETVPQALARLAPHERPLVTHQTGAAQLEAVKAAYAAAGVAAEVLPFIDDMPRRLADCDLMLCRAGAITVSELCAAGVASILVPLIVSTTSHQRDNAEMMAARGAAKHLPQSELNPERLADELRTLDRAALAAMADRARALARPQAAARVADLIENLSKR; this is encoded by the coding sequence ATGAGCGGCCGCCACCTCGTCGTGATGGCCGCCGGCACCGGCGGTCACGTCATACCCGGCATCGCCGTCGCCCGCGAGATGCAGCGCCGCGGCTGGAGCGTGAGCTGGCTGGGCACGCGCAGCGGCATGGAGAACAAGCTGGTGCCGCCGACCGGCCTGCCGCTGGACACGATCGGCTTCGCCGGCCTGCGCGGCAAGGGCGCGATGGGTGCGCTGACCGGCGGCCTGCGCCTCCTGAAGGCCTTCGGCGACTGCCTGGGCATCCTGCGCCGGCGCCGCGCCGACGCCGTGCTCGGCATGGGCGGCTACGTCTGCTTCCCCGGCGGGCTGATGGCCTCGCTGCTGTCCAAGCCGCTGGTGCTGGTCAACGCCGACGCCGCGATGCTGCTGTCCAACCGCTCGCTGCTGCCGGTGGCCGACCGCGTCGCCTTCGGCTTCGACGGCGCCGCGGCGCACTCGACGAAGAACGCCGTCGTCACCGGCAACCCGGTGCGCGCCGAGATCGAGGCGCTGCCGGCGCCGGCCGAACGTTATGCCGGCCGCAGCGGCGCGCTGAAGCTGCTCGTCGTCGGCGGCAGCCTGGGCGCCAAGGTGCTCAACGAGACCGTGCCGCAGGCGCTGGCCCGGCTGGCACCGCACGAGCGTCCTCTCGTCACGCACCAGACCGGCGCCGCCCAGCTCGAGGCCGTGAAGGCCGCCTACGCCGCGGCCGGCGTCGCGGCCGAGGTGCTGCCCTTCATCGACGACATGCCGCGCCGCCTGGCCGACTGCGACCTGATGCTGTGCCGTGCCGGCGCGATCACGGTCAGCGAACTGTGCGCCGCCGGCGTTGCATCCATCCTGGTGCCGCTGATCGTCAGCACCACTTCGCACCAGCGCGACAACGCCGAGATGATGGCCGCCCGAGGTGCCGCCAAGCACCTGCCGCAATCCGAACTGAACCCCGAACGCCTCGCCGACGAGCTGCGCACGCTGGACCGCGCCGCGCTCGCCGCGATGGCCGACCGCGCCCGCGCCCTGGCCCGCCCGCAGGCCGCCGCGCGCGTTGCGGACCTCATAGAGAACCTGAGCAAGCGATGA
- a CDS encoding D-alanine--D-alanine ligase, whose product MNHLGKVAVLMGGSSAERQVSLMSGNGVLEALRRAGVDAQPFDPAERELAELKHAGFERAFIALHGRHGEDGTVQGALELLRIPYTGSGVMASAIAMDKVMTKRIWAAEGLPTPRWAWLSPEHQAREDVVAVPDKLGLPLIVKPPREGSSIGITKVAGYSEMQDAVKLASEYDADVLCEEFIDGIEVTCAVLGEGASARALPVIRIVAPGGNYDFEHKYFSEETGYHCPSGLPPAEEAEIQRLTLAAYRLLGCRGWGRADLMIRESDRKPFLLEMNTSPGMTSHSLVPLAARVAGMSYEQLCVHVLECAALDHPGV is encoded by the coding sequence ATGAATCACCTGGGCAAGGTCGCCGTCCTGATGGGCGGATCCAGCGCCGAGCGGCAGGTGTCGCTGATGTCGGGCAACGGCGTGCTCGAGGCGCTGCGCCGCGCCGGCGTCGACGCGCAACCGTTCGACCCGGCCGAACGCGAGCTGGCCGAACTCAAGCACGCCGGCTTCGAACGCGCCTTCATCGCGCTGCACGGCCGCCACGGCGAGGACGGCACGGTGCAGGGCGCGCTGGAGCTGCTGCGCATCCCCTATACCGGCTCGGGCGTGATGGCCAGCGCGATCGCGATGGACAAGGTCATGACCAAGCGCATCTGGGCCGCCGAAGGGCTGCCGACGCCGCGCTGGGCCTGGCTGTCGCCGGAGCACCAGGCGCGCGAGGACGTCGTCGCCGTGCCCGACAAGCTGGGCCTGCCGCTGATCGTCAAGCCGCCGCGCGAGGGCTCGTCGATCGGCATCACCAAGGTCGCCGGCTACTCCGAGATGCAGGACGCGGTGAAGCTGGCCTCCGAGTACGACGCCGACGTGCTCTGCGAGGAGTTCATCGACGGCATCGAGGTCACCTGCGCGGTGCTCGGCGAAGGCGCCTCGGCGCGCGCGCTGCCGGTGATCCGCATCGTCGCGCCCGGCGGCAACTACGACTTCGAGCACAAGTACTTCTCCGAGGAGACCGGCTACCACTGCCCGAGCGGCCTGCCGCCGGCCGAGGAGGCCGAGATCCAGCGCCTGACGCTGGCCGCCTACCGCCTGCTCGGCTGCCGCGGCTGGGGCCGCGCCGACTTGATGATCCGCGAGAGCGACCGCAAGCCCTTCCTGCTGGAGATGAACACCAGCCCGGGCATGACGAGCCACTCGCTGGTGCCGCTGGCCGCGCGCGTGGCCGGCATGAGCTACGAACAGCTGTGCGTGCACGTGCTCGAGTGCGCCGCGCTGGACCACCCGGGAGTCTGA
- the ftsZ gene encoding cell division protein FtsZ, producing MPIEMIEEFDQGTQIKVIGVGGGGGNAVEHMIAQGVQGVDFICANTDSQALHRSGAATLVQLGTSGLGAGAKPEVGRSAAEEAVDRIRESITGAHMLFITAGMGGGTGTGAAPVIARVAKEMGILTVGVVTKPFEFEGKRRGKQADDGVSELEANVDSLIVVLNEKLLDVMGEDVTQDQAFAHANDVLKNAVGGISDIIHIPGLVNVDFEDVKTVMSEPGKAMMGTATASGPDRATKAADAAVACPLLEGIDLSGARGVLVLIAASKATFKLAESRNAMNTIRRYAADDAHVIYGTAYDESLGDQLRVTVIATGLNSARRQETRPAPPLAVVQQAPVAQPVLRTGTDNLPILTQAAVGAAAPAPAHDYAGLNTPSVWRSGRSQAAAKVDALASNGMDEIEIPAFLRKQAD from the coding sequence ATGCCCATCGAAATGATCGAGGAATTCGACCAAGGCACGCAGATCAAGGTGATCGGCGTCGGGGGCGGCGGCGGCAATGCCGTCGAACACATGATCGCCCAGGGCGTGCAGGGCGTGGACTTCATCTGCGCCAACACCGATTCGCAGGCCCTGCACCGCAGCGGCGCGGCCACCCTGGTGCAACTGGGCACCAGCGGCCTGGGCGCCGGCGCCAAGCCCGAGGTCGGCCGCTCGGCCGCCGAGGAGGCCGTCGACCGCATCCGCGAATCGATCACCGGCGCGCACATGCTGTTCATCACCGCCGGCATGGGCGGCGGCACCGGCACCGGCGCGGCGCCGGTCATCGCCCGCGTCGCCAAGGAGATGGGCATCCTGACGGTGGGTGTCGTCACCAAGCCCTTCGAGTTCGAAGGCAAGCGCCGCGGCAAGCAGGCCGACGACGGCGTCAGCGAGCTCGAAGCCAACGTCGACAGCCTGATCGTCGTGCTCAACGAGAAGCTGCTCGACGTGATGGGCGAGGACGTGACGCAGGACCAGGCCTTCGCGCACGCCAACGACGTGCTGAAGAACGCCGTCGGCGGCATCAGCGACATCATCCACATCCCCGGTCTCGTCAACGTCGACTTCGAGGACGTGAAGACGGTGATGAGCGAGCCCGGCAAGGCGATGATGGGCACGGCCACGGCCAGCGGCCCGGACCGCGCGACCAAGGCCGCTGACGCCGCCGTCGCCTGCCCGCTGCTCGAAGGCATCGACCTGTCGGGCGCGCGCGGCGTGCTGGTGCTGATCGCCGCGAGCAAGGCGACCTTCAAGCTCGCCGAGAGCCGCAACGCGATGAACACCATCCGCCGCTACGCCGCCGACGACGCCCACGTCATCTACGGCACGGCCTACGACGAGAGCCTGGGCGACCAGCTGCGCGTCACCGTCATCGCCACCGGCCTGAACTCGGCGCGCCGCCAGGAAACCCGCCCGGCGCCGCCGCTGGCCGTCGTGCAGCAGGCGCCTGTCGCGCAGCCCGTGCTGCGCACCGGCACCGACAACCTGCCGATCCTGACCCAGGCCGCCGTCGGCGCGGCGGCCCCGGCGCCGGCGCACGACTACGCCGGGCTGAACACGCCCAGCGTCTGGCGCAGCGGCCGCAGCCAGGCCGCGGCCAAGGTCGACGCGCTGGCCAGCAACGGCATGGACGAGATCGAGATCCCGGCCTTCCTGCGCAAGCAGGCTGACTGA